One Nonomuraea angiospora DNA segment encodes these proteins:
- a CDS encoding DUF418 domain-containing protein: MTQVRTPLAGRVHEIDVVRGFALAGILVANIGFFADPGYAINGTMPIPDGPVATVITALVLTKFYIIFSFLFGYSFTLQMRSAERAGASVRARTLRRCLGLFVIGLAHGILLWIGDILTLYAMLGLLLLALRGIRPKTAVVTGSVIVGVLALLWAGLAWLSTLDPAAGQAPVADVAAAARTLALATGSPLDVLTLQLELYPPLVAMVWIFQGPMALAMFLFGLAAGKARLLEETERWWHLAPRIQWIGFGLGLPGGILLALTAGAGGTWELAGATVSTVTSILLAAAYVVTLLRVIRRFPAAGRALSPAGRVAASNYVGQSVLCCLVFTGYGLALAGKLSPLAVMGVALVIYTVLLWLSARWLRTHRYGPVEYVLRRVTNWA; encoded by the coding sequence ATGACACAAGTGCGCACGCCGCTCGCCGGCCGGGTCCACGAGATCGACGTGGTGCGCGGTTTCGCGCTCGCGGGCATCCTGGTGGCCAACATCGGCTTCTTCGCCGACCCCGGCTACGCGATCAACGGCACCATGCCCATCCCCGACGGGCCCGTGGCCACGGTCATCACCGCCCTCGTGCTGACCAAGTTCTACATCATCTTCTCGTTCCTGTTCGGCTACTCGTTCACGCTGCAGATGCGCTCGGCGGAGCGGGCGGGCGCGAGCGTGCGGGCCAGGACGCTGCGCAGGTGCCTGGGCCTGTTCGTGATCGGCCTGGCGCACGGGATCCTGCTGTGGATCGGGGACATCCTCACCCTGTACGCCATGCTCGGCCTGCTCCTGCTCGCGCTGCGCGGCATCAGGCCGAAGACCGCCGTCGTGACCGGATCGGTCATCGTCGGCGTGCTGGCCCTGCTGTGGGCCGGCCTGGCGTGGCTGTCCACCCTCGACCCGGCGGCCGGCCAGGCCCCGGTGGCCGACGTCGCGGCGGCGGCCCGCACGCTGGCCCTGGCCACCGGCAGCCCGCTCGACGTGCTGACCCTGCAACTGGAGCTCTACCCGCCGCTCGTCGCGATGGTCTGGATCTTCCAGGGGCCGATGGCGCTGGCCATGTTCCTGTTCGGGCTGGCAGCGGGCAAGGCCAGGCTGCTGGAGGAGACCGAGCGGTGGTGGCATCTCGCGCCGCGCATCCAGTGGATCGGCTTCGGCCTCGGCCTGCCCGGCGGGATCCTGCTCGCGCTGACGGCCGGCGCGGGAGGCACGTGGGAGCTGGCCGGCGCGACGGTGTCCACAGTGACCTCGATCCTGCTGGCCGCCGCGTACGTGGTGACCCTGCTGCGGGTGATCCGGCGCTTCCCCGCCGCCGGGCGCGCGCTGTCCCCCGCGGGCCGGGTGGCGGCCTCCAACTATGTCGGGCAGTCGGTGCTGTGCTGCCTGGTCTTCACCGGGTACGGCCTGGCGCTGGCGGGCAAGCTGTCGCCGCTCGCCGTGATGGGCGTGGCCCTGGTGATCTACACGGTCCTGCTCTGGCTGAGCGCGCGCTGGCTACGTACGCACCGCTACGGACCGGTCGAGTACGTCCTGCGCCGCGTCACCAACTGGGCCTGA
- a CDS encoding SpoIIE family protein phosphatase — MKQVTGTREEAPSMNVPAGDTGASWAVDGARLGRLPDLSDAGAYVVDDRGRIVEVAAQAEQLLGRPAEELLGRDAHDLLHRGKYGETLPRSRCAMRRPLIVGGSAQGEGEWFERGDGLLMRVSWMVTPCRLDEGGTGALVIFHETPSPTPAPHEADGAAASMSQLDRLALLAETTTTLTSSLDVDETLRQLVRLVLPLLADWVVIDLLTEDGGVSRASVVHFEDGLLTYRDDLEGPMPPVPQESPMPLSRALRGVTATLVTPETYHGHPDSGIAVAQQELFRVTGMHSACIAPIRGVRDVVGALTLGRSGQPAAFTTADLLLVEDIARRAGLALDNARLYERQRRVAETMQRHLLPHLPSVPGLEMNASYRPAPRASQVGGDWYDSFVLPDGATALVIGDVVGHDLDAAAGMAQVCNMLRAYAGASEDPPSVIVDRLDQAVARMAQTTMATAVLARLERRDDGGWLLRWTNAGHPPPLLVERDGRTRYLEEGQDLLLGTGIPTVRADATADLPPLSTLVLYTDGLIESPTRTLDEGMSRLARHAASMAHRPVTLLGDVLIDRVRPTDNDDDVALLTVRIPAHP; from the coding sequence ATGAAACAGGTCACGGGCACCCGGGAGGAAGCGCCGTCCATGAACGTGCCAGCCGGCGATACCGGGGCATCATGGGCGGTGGACGGCGCGCGGCTGGGCCGCCTGCCCGACCTTTCCGACGCGGGAGCGTACGTGGTGGATGACCGCGGGCGGATCGTGGAGGTCGCCGCCCAGGCCGAACAGCTGCTGGGCCGCCCCGCCGAGGAGTTGCTGGGCCGGGACGCCCATGACCTGCTGCACCGCGGCAAGTACGGCGAGACCCTGCCGCGCAGCCGGTGCGCGATGCGCCGGCCCCTCATCGTGGGCGGCAGCGCGCAGGGCGAAGGGGAATGGTTCGAGCGCGGCGACGGCCTGCTGATGCGGGTCTCCTGGATGGTCACCCCCTGCCGGCTCGACGAGGGCGGGACGGGAGCGCTGGTGATCTTCCACGAGACCCCGTCCCCCACGCCCGCCCCGCATGAGGCGGACGGCGCCGCGGCCTCGATGTCGCAGCTCGACCGGCTGGCCCTGCTCGCGGAGACGACCACGACGCTCACCTCCAGCCTGGACGTGGACGAGACGCTGCGCCAGCTCGTACGCCTGGTCCTGCCGCTGCTGGCGGACTGGGTGGTGATCGACCTGCTCACCGAGGACGGCGGGGTGTCGCGCGCCTCCGTCGTCCACTTCGAGGACGGTCTCCTGACGTACCGGGACGACCTGGAGGGGCCGATGCCGCCCGTTCCCCAGGAGTCGCCGATGCCCCTGTCGCGGGCGCTGCGCGGAGTCACCGCCACGCTCGTGACCCCGGAGACCTACCATGGGCATCCCGACTCGGGCATCGCCGTCGCCCAGCAGGAGCTGTTCCGGGTGACGGGCATGCATTCGGCGTGCATCGCGCCGATCCGCGGGGTGCGGGACGTGGTCGGGGCCCTGACGCTGGGACGTTCCGGGCAGCCGGCGGCGTTCACGACCGCCGACCTGCTGCTGGTGGAGGACATCGCCCGCCGGGCCGGCCTGGCGCTGGACAACGCCCGCCTGTACGAGCGGCAACGGCGGGTCGCCGAGACCATGCAGCGCCACCTGCTCCCCCATCTGCCGTCGGTGCCCGGGCTGGAGATGAACGCCTCCTACCGGCCCGCGCCCCGCGCCTCGCAGGTCGGCGGCGACTGGTACGACTCCTTCGTCCTGCCCGACGGCGCCACCGCCCTGGTGATCGGCGACGTGGTCGGCCACGACCTGGACGCCGCCGCCGGCATGGCGCAGGTCTGCAACATGCTGCGCGCCTACGCCGGCGCGAGCGAGGATCCGCCCAGCGTCATCGTGGACCGGCTGGACCAGGCGGTGGCCCGCATGGCGCAGACCACGATGGCCACCGCCGTCCTCGCCCGGCTGGAGCGCCGCGACGACGGCGGATGGCTGCTGCGCTGGACCAACGCGGGCCACCCGCCACCGCTGCTGGTGGAGCGGGACGGGCGGACGCGCTACCTGGAGGAGGGGCAGGACCTGCTCCTGGGCACCGGCATCCCCACCGTCCGCGCCGACGCCACCGCCGACCTGCCGCCTCTGTCCACGCTGGTGCTCTACACCGACGGCCTGATCGAGTCGCCGACCCGGACGCTGGACGAAGGGATGTCCCGGCTGGCCCGGCACGCCGCCTCGATGGCCCACCGGCCCGTCACCTTGCTGGGCGACGTCCTCATCGACCGCGTCCGCCCCACGGACAACGACGACGACGTCGCCCTGCTCACGGTGCGCATCCCGGCCCACCCCTGA
- a CDS encoding class I SAM-dependent methyltransferase: protein MARMPTMPEDHVETAHPSPFNAYDMIAEGYAAENETSLANAYYERPAMLELAGDVTGRRILDAGCGSGPLFAALRDRGAIVTGIDASAGMLELARRRLGADADLRVADLGSPLPFPDGAFDDVIASLVLHYLEDWGPTLAELRRVLRPGGRLLVSVDHPFVITLMRRMAGEKASYFGIRNRTEEWTMGGQTAQMSFWDRPLHAMTEAFTAAGFRISVISEPPFVPEARELFPEEFREITGTRFLSFLFFVLEAN, encoded by the coding sequence ATGGCCCGCATGCCTACCATGCCCGAAGATCACGTTGAGACCGCACATCCCTCCCCCTTCAACGCCTACGACATGATCGCCGAGGGGTACGCGGCCGAGAACGAGACGAGCCTCGCGAACGCGTACTACGAGCGGCCCGCGATGCTGGAGCTCGCCGGGGACGTGACCGGCCGGCGGATCCTCGACGCCGGCTGCGGCTCGGGTCCCCTGTTCGCCGCGCTGCGTGATCGAGGTGCCATTGTGACCGGCATCGACGCGAGTGCCGGGATGCTGGAGCTGGCCCGCCGGCGGCTGGGCGCCGACGCGGATCTGCGGGTCGCCGACCTGGGTAGCCCGCTGCCCTTTCCCGACGGCGCGTTCGACGACGTCATCGCGTCCCTGGTGCTGCACTACCTGGAAGACTGGGGACCGACGCTGGCCGAGCTGCGACGCGTGCTGAGGCCTGGCGGACGCCTCCTCGTCTCGGTCGATCATCCTTTCGTGATCACCCTCATGCGTCGCATGGCCGGGGAAAAGGCCAGCTATTTCGGAATCCGTAACCGGACCGAAGAATGGACCATGGGTGGGCAGACTGCCCAGATGAGCTTCTGGGACCGGCCGCTGCACGCGATGACCGAAGCCTTCACCGCGGCTGGCTTTCGCATCAGCGTCATCAGCGAACCGCCGTTCGTGCCGGAAGCCCGCGAACTGTTCCCCGAGGAGTTCCGCGAGATCACCGGCACGAGGTTCCTGAGCTTCCTGTTCTTCGTTCTGGAAGCCAACTAG
- a CDS encoding phosphotransferase enzyme family protein, whose protein sequence is MQASEVARAVAAATSIASSLALTFDDAIVLHDSNKLTLRLLPCDVLARVAPVGQQVAQFEVDLAQRLAESGCPVAALEPRVEPRVHERDGFVVTLWTYYEPVTPHEVSPAGYADALERLHAGMRGLDVPTPHFTDRVEQAQRLVANRDRTPALADADRELLGDTLRSLRRAIGERGGAEQLLHGEPHPGNVLATKNGPLFIDFETCCRGPVEFDLAHAPEEVGENYPGVDQELLRQCRILVLAMITSWRWDRGDQLPNGRQLGREWLSQIRAALDREKL, encoded by the coding sequence ATGCAGGCGTCAGAGGTCGCGCGGGCGGTGGCCGCGGCCACGTCGATCGCCTCGTCACTCGCCCTGACGTTCGACGACGCGATCGTTCTTCATGACTCGAACAAGCTCACTCTGCGCCTGCTGCCGTGTGACGTCCTGGCCCGGGTGGCACCTGTAGGGCAGCAGGTCGCACAGTTCGAAGTCGATCTTGCTCAGCGGCTCGCCGAGTCGGGGTGCCCTGTGGCCGCTCTCGAGCCTCGAGTGGAACCGCGCGTCCATGAACGTGACGGTTTCGTGGTCACGCTGTGGACTTACTACGAACCCGTGACACCTCACGAGGTCTCACCGGCCGGCTACGCCGACGCGCTCGAGCGGCTGCACGCCGGCATGCGCGGGCTCGATGTCCCGACACCGCACTTCACGGATCGGGTCGAGCAGGCTCAGCGACTCGTGGCGAACCGCGACCGCACTCCGGCGCTCGCCGACGCGGACCGGGAGCTGCTCGGCGACACGTTACGAAGCCTGAGACGGGCGATCGGCGAGCGCGGCGGCGCCGAGCAGCTGCTGCACGGCGAGCCGCACCCGGGCAACGTGCTCGCCACGAAGAACGGGCCGCTGTTCATAGACTTTGAGACGTGTTGCCGCGGGCCCGTCGAATTCGACCTCGCCCACGCGCCCGAAGAAGTCGGCGAAAACTATCCGGGTGTCGATCAGGAGTTGCTGCGCCAGTGCCGGATCCTCGTACTGGCGATGATCACATCGTGGCGCTGGGATCGAGGCGATCAACTCCCGAACGGGCGCCAGTTGGGCCGAGAGTGGCTCAGTCAGATCCGAGCGGCGCTCGATCGCGAAAAGCTGTAG
- a CDS encoding MFS transporter — MIAVVERVLPARLGTGFRWLLASSWLTNLGDGVAAAAGPLLIATLTRDPLMISLSALVGWAPPLMFSLYAGVLSDRHNRRRIVLVANAVRAVVLAALVTLMVTGTVTVATALVALTLRSIAEVFADNATATLTPMMVGKDDLVIANARLGTGFITLNQLAGPPIGAALFGLGLTWPFASQLLLVMAGIVLVSRITLPPHGRQDDDPRPNTVRELIAGFSWTIQHAAVRTLALTILIFNFTFGAAWSVLVLYTQEQLGLGAMGFGLMTTIGGIGGLIGTGLYGAITSKVSLGALMRIGLVIETFTHLGLALTHSPWVAGGIFLAFGAHAFIWGTTSVTVRQRAVPRELQGRVGSVNAICVYAGLVVGSLIGGVLATRFGVAAPFWFAFAGSAVFVVLLWRQLMLIAHDD, encoded by the coding sequence GTGATCGCAGTCGTGGAGCGAGTCCTGCCCGCCCGGCTAGGGACAGGATTCCGGTGGTTGCTGGCCTCGAGCTGGCTGACAAATCTCGGTGACGGGGTCGCGGCCGCCGCGGGCCCCCTGCTGATCGCGACGTTGACCCGCGATCCGCTGATGATCTCACTGTCGGCCCTGGTGGGCTGGGCGCCGCCGCTGATGTTCAGCCTGTACGCGGGCGTGCTGTCGGATCGCCACAACCGGCGCAGGATCGTGCTCGTCGCGAACGCCGTACGGGCCGTGGTGTTGGCGGCCCTCGTCACCCTCATGGTGACCGGCACCGTGACCGTGGCGACGGCGCTGGTGGCGCTCACGCTCCGGTCCATCGCCGAGGTCTTCGCCGACAACGCGACGGCCACGCTGACGCCCATGATGGTCGGCAAGGACGATCTCGTCATCGCCAACGCCCGGCTGGGCACGGGATTCATCACGCTCAACCAGCTCGCCGGGCCGCCGATCGGCGCGGCACTGTTCGGCCTGGGGTTGACCTGGCCGTTCGCGAGCCAGCTGCTCCTCGTGATGGCGGGGATCGTCCTGGTCTCCCGGATCACGCTGCCACCGCACGGCCGGCAGGACGACGATCCGAGGCCGAACACCGTACGGGAGCTCATCGCCGGGTTCAGCTGGACCATCCAGCACGCGGCGGTCCGCACGCTGGCGCTCACCATCCTGATCTTCAACTTCACGTTCGGCGCGGCCTGGTCGGTTCTCGTCCTCTACACCCAGGAGCAGCTCGGCCTCGGCGCCATGGGCTTCGGCCTGATGACCACCATCGGCGGGATCGGCGGCCTGATCGGCACCGGCCTGTACGGGGCCATCACCAGCAAGGTGAGCCTGGGCGCCCTGATGCGGATCGGACTCGTCATCGAGACGTTCACCCACCTGGGCCTGGCACTGACCCATTCGCCGTGGGTCGCCGGAGGCATCTTCCTGGCCTTCGGCGCGCACGCGTTCATCTGGGGCACGACCTCGGTCACCGTCCGCCAGCGCGCGGTCCCGCGCGAGCTCCAGGGCCGGGTGGGCAGCGTCAATGCCATCTGCGTCTACGCCGGTCTGGTGGTCGGCTCGCTGATCGGCGGTGTCCTGGCCACCCGCTTCGGTGTCGCGGCGCCCTTCTGGTTCGCCTTCGCCGGTTCCGCGGTGTTCGTGGTGCTGCTGTGGCGGCAGCTCATGCTCATCGCCCACGACGACTGA
- a CDS encoding MarR family winged helix-turn-helix transcriptional regulator, whose amino-acid sequence MAMSRRAELVTQLLDALRRTNALSVAMSQGAAERIGVNTTDLHCLNLLSDGPLTASELARRAGITTASVTGVIDRLEAVGYVRRERDSVDRRKVVVTLQIQEAAQVIGPVFAPFVRAWRGALDGYTDEQLELIADFLGRTEEVFQSEVGRMRAE is encoded by the coding sequence ATGGCGATGTCAAGGCGTGCCGAGCTCGTGACGCAGTTGCTCGACGCGCTGCGCCGTACCAACGCGCTGTCGGTGGCGATGAGCCAGGGCGCCGCGGAGCGGATCGGCGTCAACACCACCGACCTGCACTGCCTCAACCTGCTCAGCGACGGCCCGCTGACGGCGAGCGAGCTGGCCAGGCGGGCGGGCATCACGACCGCGTCCGTCACCGGGGTGATCGACCGGCTGGAGGCGGTGGGATACGTACGGCGCGAGCGCGACAGCGTCGACCGCCGCAAGGTCGTGGTGACGCTCCAGATCCAGGAGGCCGCGCAGGTGATCGGCCCGGTGTTCGCCCCGTTCGTACGGGCGTGGCGCGGCGCGCTGGACGGCTACACCGACGAGCAGCTGGAGCTGATCGCCGATTTCCTGGGCAGGACGGAGGAGGTCTTCCAGTCAGAGGTCGGGCGCATGCGCGCCGAGTGA
- a CDS encoding ester cyclase yields the protein MKDVIRRFYDEVLNAGDLDVADEIVGPGFAPRGGGAAGPEALRQIARYLRSALPDLRFDIEDLIAEGDRVASRWTLRGTHTGDFFGFPPTGKPLEVRACVIFRMENGKVAEIWPVIDSGSLATARG from the coding sequence ATGAAGGATGTCATCAGGCGCTTCTACGACGAGGTGCTCAACGCCGGCGACCTCGACGTCGCCGACGAGATCGTCGGCCCCGGCTTCGCGCCCCGGGGCGGCGGGGCCGCCGGCCCCGAAGCGCTCAGACAGATCGCCCGCTACCTGCGCTCGGCGCTGCCCGACCTGCGCTTCGACATCGAGGACCTGATCGCCGAAGGCGACCGGGTGGCCAGCCGGTGGACGTTACGGGGCACGCACACGGGAGACTTCTTCGGGTTCCCGCCCACCGGCAAGCCGCTGGAGGTGCGCGCCTGCGTCATCTTCCGCATGGAGAACGGCAAGGTGGCCGAGATCTGGCCGGTCATCGACTCCGGCTCCCTCGCGACCGCGAGGGGATGA
- a CDS encoding rod shape-determining protein, with translation MAGALARAQPGGTWERGMSPTRRVVALDLGTARTRSLALSGHAIADRPSVITGRASGVAEVVRPIRHGMVADPGACLRLVRLVLRDIRHYDGRPPALVLTGVPIAASPSDRRAVHAAVSEIAGCEVTLVEEPLAAAVGAGLDVLDPRPCLVLDVGAGIVEAVAIGGGAAVDAVSLQLGATTAAGLPPYALESVVDMTAGLLRRLPTASRSRGLVVTGGGARQEQLLSRLRAALRLPIDVAPQPQHATIRGLMRLCLQPALADGLGLRAR, from the coding sequence ATGGCCGGCGCGCTTGCGCGGGCCCAGCCCGGCGGCACGTGGGAGCGCGGGATGAGCCCGACGCGGCGCGTGGTGGCGCTCGACCTGGGCACCGCGCGTACCCGATCGCTGGCCCTGAGCGGGCACGCCATCGCCGACCGGCCGTCGGTGATCACGGGGCGAGCCTCCGGCGTGGCGGAGGTGGTGCGGCCCATCCGGCACGGCATGGTGGCCGACCCGGGCGCCTGCCTTCGGCTGGTGCGCCTGGTGTTGCGGGACATCCGGCACTACGACGGCCGGCCGCCGGCGCTGGTCCTGACCGGGGTGCCGATCGCGGCGTCGCCGAGCGATCGCCGGGCGGTCCACGCCGCGGTGTCCGAGATCGCCGGGTGCGAGGTGACGCTGGTGGAGGAGCCGCTGGCCGCCGCCGTCGGCGCGGGCCTGGACGTCCTCGATCCCCGGCCCTGCCTGGTGCTGGACGTGGGGGCGGGCATCGTCGAGGCCGTGGCCATCGGTGGCGGGGCCGCCGTCGACGCGGTCTCCCTCCAGCTCGGCGCCACCACCGCCGCGGGGCTGCCGCCGTACGCGCTGGAGAGCGTCGTCGACATGACGGCGGGCCTGCTGCGCCGCCTGCCGACGGCCTCGCGCTCCCGGGGCTTGGTGGTCACCGGCGGCGGCGCTCGTCAGGAGCAGCTGCTGAGCCGCCTGCGCGCCGCGCTGCGGCTGCCGATCGACGTGGCGCCCCAGCCGCAGCACGCCACCATCCGCGGCCTGATGCGCCTGTGCCTGCAGCCGGCTCTGGCCGACGGCCTCGGCCTGCGCGCCCGCTGA